In Thalassotalea sp. Sam97, a single window of DNA contains:
- a CDS encoding DUF2306 domain-containing protein translates to METLSKNISLEEKHEKVTSSTPQSKQGNTEFAKKLLTHSATFWFIAVFVGQWLFFYYIMAFYGFSVIENNLQIWNRWEAMGSSPYKEGDTLGNTAFAFHAIGAGIVAFGGALQLIPKVRALLPKFHKINGYIYLITVLLLAFSGFYLSWIRDASPGTLSATGTTINGLLIIAFAYLTVKSARRRKLAEHRKWAIRLFLVSNAQWFLRVGTFSYMISGSLIGAQPAFGDPFFSIWTFGCFFIPLAVAQLYFYASERPSTKLKYLASSALITLTIFMSLGIFGLTPFLLQILSDQPITF, encoded by the coding sequence TTGGAAACCCTATCGAAGAATATTTCATTAGAAGAAAAGCATGAAAAAGTCACTAGCTCTACACCGCAATCAAAGCAAGGCAATACAGAATTTGCAAAGAAGCTGTTAACGCATTCAGCAACATTTTGGTTTATTGCTGTTTTCGTTGGTCAGTGGCTTTTCTTTTACTACATCATGGCATTTTATGGATTCTCGGTTATTGAAAATAACCTTCAAATCTGGAACCGATGGGAGGCGATGGGGAGCAGCCCCTATAAAGAAGGAGACACGCTAGGTAACACAGCTTTTGCATTTCATGCGATAGGGGCGGGAATTGTCGCATTTGGCGGTGCTCTACAGCTGATTCCCAAAGTTAGAGCTTTACTGCCAAAGTTTCATAAAATAAATGGATATATATATTTAATCACCGTCTTATTATTAGCCTTTTCAGGATTCTATTTATCTTGGATTAGAGATGCGAGTCCAGGTACTCTTTCTGCCACCGGAACCACGATAAACGGCTTGTTAATTATTGCTTTTGCATACTTAACGGTTAAAAGTGCTCGCCGTAGAAAATTAGCAGAGCATAGAAAATGGGCTATAAGACTGTTTTTAGTCTCTAATGCTCAGTGGTTCCTTAGAGTGGGCACTTTCAGTTACATGATTTCGGGCAGCTTAATTGGCGCTCAACCTGCGTTTGGTGATCCATTCTTCAGCATCTGGACTTTTGGTTGTTTCTTTATTCCGCTCGCTGTCGCACAGTTGTATTTTTACGCCAGTGAAAGACCTAGTACTAAATTAAAATATTTGGCGAGTAGCGCGCTAATAACCCTT
- a CDS encoding helix-turn-helix domain-containing protein: MVNVFPTVLYSCMMGMVILASIDVFKRPNDRQNTFLKGILLLLMVHLAGELFISSAAYVHAPGIAGLELPFKVLLGPALYFYAHATMSADKAINKGVTLLAVSGPVIVVLVMLPFIFMITPAQKLALANPETRDPQLWKIAVLTCLSTTIIFIVYTLSFLAMALKLHNSHVKQLMERFSEIEQRSVGWFKSVLFIWGTAWLMYSLEFSLNALGLHWFGTGTVLPVITAIALAVFIHSALAQKVLKESDKGKSKAVKTRAAILSNEKMQLIAAKLESAMTEDKLFLQDDLSLNKLSKSIGESENHISETLSQYLKTNFFLFVNGYRIEHAKQLLRNSEMLVASIAFEVGFKSKSTFNSAFKKLVGETPTAYKALN, encoded by the coding sequence ATGGTTAACGTTTTTCCTACAGTTTTATATTCTTGCATGATGGGAATGGTCATACTTGCCTCCATAGATGTATTCAAAAGACCCAATGATCGTCAGAATACTTTTCTTAAAGGGATTTTGTTGCTGTTAATGGTGCATTTAGCTGGTGAGCTTTTTATATCTTCGGCGGCATATGTACATGCACCTGGAATAGCCGGATTAGAATTGCCTTTCAAAGTATTACTTGGGCCTGCACTTTATTTTTATGCTCATGCGACTATGTCTGCTGATAAGGCAATAAATAAGGGGGTAACGCTACTTGCAGTATCAGGCCCGGTCATAGTCGTTCTTGTGATGTTGCCATTTATCTTTATGATTACACCTGCACAAAAGCTGGCGTTAGCCAATCCTGAAACTAGAGATCCACAGCTATGGAAAATAGCCGTATTAACCTGTTTATCCACTACCATCATCTTTATTGTGTATACCCTGTCATTCTTGGCGATGGCGTTAAAATTACACAATTCTCATGTTAAACAGTTAATGGAGCGATTTTCTGAAATTGAGCAACGCTCAGTTGGTTGGTTTAAAAGCGTATTGTTTATATGGGGAACAGCTTGGTTAATGTACTCGTTGGAATTTTCCCTAAATGCACTTGGGCTTCATTGGTTTGGAACTGGTACTGTATTGCCGGTAATTACTGCGATTGCTCTAGCCGTTTTTATTCACAGTGCTCTTGCTCAAAAAGTATTGAAAGAATCAGACAAAGGCAAATCTAAAGCTGTTAAAACGAGAGCGGCAATTTTATCTAATGAAAAAATGCAATTAATCGCGGCAAAGCTGGAATCCGCTATGACTGAGGATAAACTGTTTTTGCAAGATGACTTGTCGTTAAATAAGTTGTCGAAATCTATTGGTGAATCAGAAAATCATATATCCGAGACACTTTCTCAATATCTGAAAACGAACTTCTTTTTATTTGTAAACGGCTACAGAATTGAGCATGCAAAACAGCTTCTACGCAATAGTGAAATGCTCGTAGCATCTATCGCTTTTGAAGTGGGATTTAAGTCAAAATCTACTTTTAACTCAGCATTCAAAAAATTAGTCGGTGAAACGCCAACAGCCTACAAAGCCTTAAATTAG
- a CDS encoding nuclear transport factor 2 family protein, producing the protein MKLKHGLICLLLFSNASYAHPLTDKVNEYFQAQKAVEHKNSTETDVAKLLSLLTMDATFEHPSFDAVQSKSEYEKGLLYYLGKYGKCDIKVLNIIEGLNAVTVEYLPPCIDQDGKAELEGNRQKLVTLFEFEDEK; encoded by the coding sequence ATGAAGTTAAAACATGGATTAATATGTCTGTTGCTGTTCTCAAACGCTAGCTATGCACACCCCCTAACAGACAAAGTAAATGAATATTTTCAAGCGCAAAAAGCTGTTGAACATAAGAACTCAACTGAAACTGATGTTGCAAAACTTTTGTCACTGTTAACCATGGATGCGACTTTTGAGCACCCTAGTTTTGATGCCGTTCAGTCAAAAAGTGAATATGAAAAAGGCCTACTTTACTATTTAGGCAAATATGGAAAATGCGATATCAAAGTATTAAATATCATCGAAGGATTAAATGCCGTTACGGTTGAATATTTGCCCCCCTGTATCGATCAAGATGGCAAAGCGGAGCTTGAAGGCAATCGACAAAAGCTTGTTACCTTATTTGAGTTCGAAGACGAAAAATAA
- the pflA gene encoding pyruvate formate lyase 1-activating protein, protein MSELLGRIHSVETCGAFDGPGLRFIIFMQGCLMRCKYCHNRDSWDEDIGQQLTVEQLMAQIRTYKQFFKFSGGGVSVSGGEPVLQAPFVTELFKACKAEGIHTCLDTNGFVRNHNQTIDDLLAVTDLVLLDLKQMNREIHRDLTKVSNRYAIAFAQHLAQINKPTWIRYVIVPGYSDDEASAKLLAEFIAPMPNIERLELLPYHDTGSYKWLQYNDTYELADTKPPSQESLDNLAQLFQSYNLTVVI, encoded by the coding sequence GTGTCTGAACTACTTGGTCGTATTCATTCAGTAGAAACATGCGGTGCCTTTGATGGTCCTGGTCTGCGTTTTATCATTTTTATGCAGGGCTGCTTAATGCGCTGTAAATATTGTCACAACCGTGACAGCTGGGATGAAGACATTGGTCAGCAGCTCACGGTTGAGCAACTGATGGCGCAAATTCGCACCTATAAGCAATTCTTCAAGTTTTCAGGTGGCGGCGTGTCCGTATCTGGCGGCGAACCCGTATTACAAGCCCCGTTTGTCACTGAGCTTTTTAAGGCCTGTAAAGCTGAAGGCATACATACCTGCCTTGATACCAACGGTTTTGTCCGTAATCACAACCAAACAATAGATGATTTGTTAGCCGTGACCGATTTAGTGTTACTGGACTTAAAACAAATGAATCGTGAAATTCATCGTGACTTAACTAAAGTCAGTAACCGTTACGCCATTGCCTTTGCTCAGCACCTAGCACAGATTAACAAACCGACTTGGATCCGCTACGTGATCGTGCCAGGTTATAGTGATGATGAAGCATCGGCAAAACTATTGGCCGAATTCATTGCGCCAATGCCAAATATTGAACGTTTAGAGCTATTACCTTATCACGACACTGGCTCATATAAGTGGCTGCAATACAATGACACTTATGAGTTGGCCGATACCAAACCACCGAGCCAAGAAAGCTTAGATAATTTGGCGCAGCTGTTTCAAAGCTATAACCTCACCGTCGTGATTTAA
- the pflB gene encoding formate C-acetyltransferase, translated as MQSDNPNSAWSDFTPGEWQEKVKVRDFIQKNYTPYEGDASFLAGPTDATNTLWEKVAAGIKKENETMAPLDFDTEIPSTITSHGPGYINQDLETIVGLQTDQPLKRGIICNGGIRMVETSAEVYGKKLSPQVSEIFNKYRKTHNQGVFDVYTKDILKARKSGIITGLPDAYGRGRIIGDYRRVALYGIDFLMQDKANQHVSLEADLYDATSAEEVERIIRLREEIFDQHRALADMKTMAASYGFDISVPAKNAKEAIQWTYFAYLAAIKSQNGAAMSFGRVSTFLDIYIERDIKRGQLTEQQAQELVDHLVMKLRMVRFLRTPEYDQLFSGDPIWATESIGGMGVDGRTLVSRTSFRFLNTLYTMGASPEPNITVLWSEQLPANFKNYCAKVSIDTSSIQYENDDLMRPDFNNDDYAIACCVSPMIVGKQMQFFGARANLAKALLYAINGGIDEKLGTQVGPKMAPITDEVLSYDTVKANFDQVTDWLAKNYVMALNCIHLMHDKYSYEASLMALHDRDVERTMACGIAGLSVTADSLSAIKFAKVKPIRNEQGVAIDFEIEGEFPAFGNNDDSVDDIACQLVEEFMAKVARIPMYRKATPTQSVLTITSNVVYGKKTGSTPDGRKAGAPFAPGANPMHGRDTKGALAVLRSVAKLPFSSAKDGISYTFSMVPNALGKDDNSKQRNLAALLDGYFHHDSDTEGGQHINVNVLDREMLLDAMQNPSKYPQLTIRVSGYAVRFNSLTKEQQLDVVNRTFVDHM; from the coding sequence ATGCAATCTGACAACCCAAACAGCGCGTGGAGTGATTTTACTCCCGGCGAATGGCAAGAAAAAGTCAAAGTCCGTGACTTTATTCAAAAAAACTACACACCGTATGAAGGCGATGCAAGCTTTTTAGCGGGCCCAACTGATGCCACCAACACCTTGTGGGAAAAAGTTGCTGCAGGTATCAAAAAAGAAAATGAAACCATGGCACCGTTGGATTTTGATACCGAGATCCCTTCGACCATTACTTCACATGGCCCAGGTTATATTAACCAAGACTTAGAAACCATTGTCGGTTTACAAACGGATCAACCGCTAAAACGCGGCATCATTTGTAATGGTGGTATCCGTATGGTGGAAACTAGTGCTGAAGTGTATGGCAAAAAGTTATCGCCACAAGTTAGCGAAATCTTTAATAAATACCGTAAAACCCACAACCAAGGGGTTTTTGATGTATATACCAAAGACATCTTAAAAGCGCGTAAATCAGGCATTATCACCGGTTTACCTGATGCCTACGGTCGTGGCCGTATCATTGGTGATTACCGTCGTGTGGCACTTTATGGTATTGACTTTTTAATGCAAGACAAAGCCAATCAACACGTTTCTTTAGAGGCAGACTTATATGATGCGACTTCTGCAGAAGAGGTTGAGCGCATTATTCGTTTACGTGAAGAAATCTTTGATCAGCACCGTGCGTTAGCTGACATGAAAACCATGGCCGCAAGCTATGGTTTCGATATTTCAGTGCCAGCTAAAAATGCAAAAGAAGCGATTCAATGGACTTACTTTGCATATCTTGCTGCAATTAAATCGCAAAATGGTGCGGCAATGTCGTTTGGTCGCGTATCGACCTTCCTAGATATCTACATTGAACGTGATATCAAACGTGGTCAGTTAACCGAACAACAAGCGCAAGAGCTCGTTGACCATTTGGTTATGAAATTACGTATGGTGCGTTTCTTACGTACACCTGAATATGATCAATTATTCTCAGGCGATCCTATTTGGGCAACAGAATCAATCGGCGGTATGGGTGTAGACGGTCGTACTTTAGTATCGCGTACCAGTTTCCGCTTCCTTAATACCTTATATACCATGGGTGCTAGCCCAGAGCCGAACATTACCGTATTGTGGTCAGAGCAACTGCCAGCAAACTTTAAAAACTACTGCGCTAAAGTATCGATTGATACCAGCTCTATTCAATACGAAAACGACGACTTAATGCGCCCTGATTTTAACAACGACGATTATGCGATTGCTTGTTGTGTGAGCCCGATGATTGTCGGTAAGCAAATGCAGTTTTTTGGCGCCCGCGCCAACTTAGCAAAAGCATTGCTGTACGCAATCAATGGTGGTATTGACGAGAAACTCGGCACCCAAGTTGGTCCGAAAATGGCGCCAATTACCGACGAAGTATTGTCATACGACACCGTCAAAGCCAACTTCGATCAGGTGACTGACTGGTTAGCTAAGAATTACGTTATGGCGTTAAACTGTATTCACCTAATGCACGATAAATACAGCTACGAAGCATCACTAATGGCGTTGCATGATCGTGATGTTGAACGCACCATGGCCTGCGGTATCGCTGGTTTATCGGTCACTGCTGATAGCTTATCAGCAATCAAGTTTGCCAAAGTCAAACCAATTCGAAATGAGCAAGGCGTTGCCATTGATTTTGAGATTGAAGGTGAATTCCCTGCGTTTGGCAACAATGACGATAGTGTTGACGATATTGCTTGCCAGTTGGTTGAAGAGTTTATGGCGAAAGTTGCACGCATACCTATGTATCGCAAAGCGACACCGACCCAATCTGTATTGACCATCACCTCGAACGTTGTCTACGGTAAGAAAACAGGCTCAACCCCTGACGGTCGTAAAGCCGGTGCGCCGTTTGCACCGGGTGCCAACCCAATGCACGGCCGAGATACCAAAGGGGCTCTCGCGGTACTGCGCTCAGTGGCGAAATTACCATTTAGTTCAGCAAAAGATGGTATTTCATATACCTTCTCTATGGTACCAAATGCCCTAGGTAAAGATGACAACAGTAAGCAACGGAACCTTGCAGCGCTGCTCGATGGCTACTTCCATCACGATAGTGACACCGAAGGCGGTCAGCACATTAACGTTAACGTGCTCGATCGTGAGATGTTATTAGATGCAATGCAAAACCCATCTAAGTATCCACAACTTACCATACGTGTCTCAGGTTACGCGGTGCGCTTTAACTCGCTAACCAAAGAGCAGCAACTGGACGTGGTAAATCGTACCTTTGTCGATCACATGTAA
- the focA gene encoding formate transporter FocA has translation MQVNPFDAILPADMAKKAEDLGVVKANKDGLSAFVLALTAGVFIGIAFVFYISVTTGGVALPYGLNKFIGGIAFSLGIILVVVCGGELFTSSVLTTVARASGRISNKAFIKNWAIVYLGNFTGAMFLVALMFYSQHYFQANGAVGANYLYVAKAKLGHDFLQAVALGILCNLMVCLAIWMSFGARSVTDKVIVLVLPISMFVTAGFEHCIANMFLIPMAIVIKNIAPESFWIENGLQIEQFYQLTWGDFLLNNLLPVTIGNIIGGGILVALTYWAIYLRKPAAH, from the coding sequence ATGCAAGTCAACCCGTTTGACGCCATCCTGCCAGCAGACATGGCGAAAAAAGCCGAAGATCTCGGTGTGGTAAAAGCCAATAAAGATGGCTTATCAGCATTTGTTTTGGCCCTGACTGCCGGGGTCTTCATTGGTATTGCCTTCGTTTTCTATATTAGTGTCACCACCGGTGGCGTTGCACTTCCTTATGGTTTAAATAAGTTTATTGGCGGCATCGCCTTTAGCCTCGGCATCATTCTCGTCGTGGTTTGTGGAGGGGAGTTATTTACCTCATCGGTGTTAACCACGGTCGCCAGAGCCAGTGGCCGAATTAGCAACAAAGCCTTCATCAAAAACTGGGCAATTGTTTATCTTGGTAATTTCACCGGGGCCATGTTTCTTGTTGCCTTAATGTTCTATTCACAACACTATTTCCAAGCTAATGGTGCCGTCGGTGCCAATTACCTTTACGTAGCAAAAGCCAAGCTAGGGCATGATTTTTTGCAAGCAGTAGCATTGGGCATTTTATGTAACTTAATGGTCTGCTTAGCAATTTGGATGTCTTTTGGCGCCCGCTCGGTTACCGACAAAGTGATCGTTTTGGTTTTGCCAATATCGATGTTTGTTACCGCAGGTTTTGAGCACTGTATCGCCAATATGTTCTTGATCCCAATGGCGATCGTTATCAAAAACATTGCCCCAGAAAGCTTTTGGATTGAGAACGGCCTGCAAATAGAACAATTTTACCAGCTCACTTGGGGCGATTTTCTACTTAATAATTTATTACCTGTCACCATCGGCAACATTATCGGTGGTGGCATTTTAGTGGCTCTGACTTACTGGGCAATTTATTTACGTAAGCCAGCAGCTCACTAA
- a CDS encoding anhydro-N-acetylmuramic acid kinase: MMNKADNLYIGLMSGTSADGIDLALVQFTETGHQLKASYYQPYDAKLRQQIQQLYTPGFNEIDLLGQLDKQLAHHFAAAINSFLMQHNLAPEQICAIGNHGQTVRHRPEFNSPFTLQIGCNQTLACLTGIRVVGKFRDKDIALGGQGAPLVPAYHQAMFAGSEHDVIVVNIGGISNITYLPADTNKNVVGFDTGPGNALLDDWYIKHHANAEYMMDLDGRWASDGVTNNALLTTMLADPYFHKPYPKSSGREYFHLDWLDQQLTEQTLSPADVQATLLSLTVESIGFAIDKLTLQSQVIICGGGAHNSEMMRQLEQRLYRHNVTRADKLGIPSDSLEALVFAWLAYAFDQRIPSNLPSVTGAQKAVPLGINFTP; encoded by the coding sequence ATGATGAACAAGGCCGACAACCTATATATCGGCCTTATGTCTGGTACCAGCGCCGATGGTATCGATTTAGCTCTGGTGCAATTTACCGAAACCGGTCATCAGCTAAAGGCCAGTTATTATCAACCATACGACGCAAAGCTGCGTCAACAAATCCAACAGCTGTATACGCCTGGCTTTAACGAAATCGATTTATTGGGACAACTGGACAAACAGTTAGCTCATCACTTCGCAGCAGCAATTAATAGCTTTCTCATGCAACACAATCTCGCGCCCGAGCAAATTTGTGCCATCGGTAATCATGGTCAAACGGTGCGGCATCGACCTGAATTTAACTCGCCTTTCACCTTGCAAATTGGCTGTAATCAAACCCTTGCCTGCCTCACAGGTATTCGCGTTGTTGGTAAGTTCCGTGATAAAGATATAGCCCTTGGCGGTCAAGGCGCCCCCCTCGTACCAGCTTACCACCAAGCAATGTTTGCCGGCAGTGAACACGATGTCATCGTCGTCAACATTGGTGGCATCAGTAACATTACTTATTTGCCTGCCGATACAAACAAAAACGTTGTAGGCTTCGATACTGGCCCAGGAAATGCGCTACTCGATGATTGGTATATCAAACATCACGCTAATGCAGAATATATGATGGACTTAGACGGCCGCTGGGCAAGTGACGGCGTGACAAACAACGCATTACTTACTACCATGCTTGCCGATCCCTATTTTCATAAGCCATACCCCAAAAGTAGTGGCAGAGAGTACTTTCATCTAGATTGGCTTGACCAACAACTCACCGAGCAAACGCTCAGCCCTGCTGATGTACAAGCAACATTGTTATCACTAACCGTTGAGTCTATCGGCTTTGCAATAGACAAGTTAACTCTGCAAAGCCAAGTCATTATTTGTGGGGGCGGTGCTCATAACAGTGAGATGATGCGCCAGCTTGAGCAACGATTGTATCGTCATAATGTAACCCGAGCTGACAAACTCGGTATACCAAGCGATAGCCTTGAGGCATTGGTATTTGCATGGCTGGCTTATGCCTTTGATCAGCGAATTCCATCCAACTTACCCTCCGTTACGGGTGCCCAAAAAGCCGTACCGTTGGGTATCAACTTCACGCCGTAA
- a CDS encoding peptidoglycan DD-metalloendopeptidase family protein has product MPAFEVGKTYRLTIPETTQQQLSQVAEQKPSQLNWQKTTVKSGDTLAKIFNRLGYDAQTTHAVSNSEHGNIFRTLKVGDKLEIPSDEFGEFAAVKYPLSTTETLLINNLDGGIVSDVVEKQVDTRIGYAQATITSNFWNAALKAGLTNSQIMNLANIFGWDVDFALDIREGDSFAVMFEDQYIDGEFVGHGNILAAEFINQGEVFKAIRFDDGEYYNEQGNSMRKSFLRAPVSFQYISSNFKPKRYHPILKRYKAHNGTDYRAPKGTPVKAAGNGRVIASTYNKYNGHYVFIQHANNIVTKYLHFSKRKVKKGQRVKQGDIIGLVGSTGLSQAPHLHYEFLLNGVHRNPRTVKLPDAEPIGKKHRGKFEQMAQQMFAQLEGSKQTLVAATGGDTVDVAE; this is encoded by the coding sequence ATGCCTGCTTTTGAGGTTGGTAAAACCTATCGTTTAACCATTCCTGAAACGACCCAACAGCAACTATCGCAAGTCGCAGAGCAAAAGCCAAGCCAATTAAACTGGCAAAAAACCACCGTAAAAAGCGGTGATACCCTAGCAAAAATATTTAATCGCTTAGGTTATGACGCGCAAACCACACATGCGGTGAGTAACAGTGAGCACGGTAATATTTTCAGAACCTTAAAGGTAGGCGATAAGCTGGAAATTCCCAGTGATGAATTCGGTGAGTTTGCTGCAGTTAAGTACCCATTATCAACAACAGAAACGTTACTTATTAATAATCTAGACGGTGGTATTGTCAGCGATGTTGTTGAAAAACAAGTCGATACACGTATCGGCTATGCCCAAGCGACCATCACTAGCAACTTTTGGAACGCTGCGCTTAAAGCTGGCCTAACCAATAGCCAAATTATGAATTTGGCTAATATTTTTGGCTGGGATGTCGATTTTGCTTTAGACATTCGTGAAGGCGACAGCTTTGCCGTAATGTTTGAAGATCAATACATTGATGGTGAATTTGTCGGCCACGGTAATATTTTAGCGGCCGAGTTTATTAACCAAGGTGAAGTCTTTAAAGCCATTCGTTTTGACGATGGCGAATATTATAATGAGCAAGGTAATAGCATGCGCAAATCGTTTTTACGTGCGCCGGTTAGTTTCCAATACATCAGCTCAAACTTTAAACCGAAACGCTATCATCCAATATTAAAACGCTATAAAGCACATAATGGTACCGACTACCGAGCCCCCAAAGGTACGCCGGTAAAAGCAGCTGGTAATGGCCGAGTTATTGCCTCGACCTATAACAAATATAATGGTCATTATGTGTTTATTCAGCACGCTAATAACATCGTCACTAAGTACTTACACTTTTCCAAACGTAAAGTGAAAAAAGGTCAGCGTGTTAAACAGGGTGATATCATTGGTTTAGTGGGCTCGACAGGACTGTCACAAGCACCGCATTTACACTATGAATTCCTGCTTAATGGTGTGCACCGCAATCCACGTACGGTTAAATTACCGGACGCAGAGCCTATCGGTAAAAAACACCGTGGTAAATTTGAGCAAATGGCGCAACAAATGTTTGCCCAGTTAGAAGGCTCTAAACAAACCTTAGTCGCAGCTACAGGTGGCGACACGGTTGACGTTGCTGAGTAA
- the tyrS gene encoding tyrosine--tRNA ligase, whose product MTDIQQAFDELKRGAEEILLEDELLEKLKTGKPLKIKAGFDPTAPDLHLGHTVLINKLRQFQQLGHEVIFLIGDFTGMIGDPTGKNVTRKPLSKEDVLANAETYKEQVFKILDPAKTRVEFNSTWMEALGSAGMLKLASRQTVARMMERDDFKKRYKEGQAIAIHEFMYPLVQGWDSVALEADVELGGTDQKFNLLMGRELQKAEGQRPQTVLMMPLLEGLDGVQKMSKSLGNYIGITDAPNDMFGKVMSISDDLMWRYYDLLSFRPLSEIDAFKQQVADGANPRDIKIALAKEIIARFHDEAAAEAAHQEFINRFQKGAMPEDMEEKTIATEDGSIALANLLKEAGLVATTSDARRMVKQGAVKIDGEKATDAMQACAAGSTAVYQVGKRKFAKVTLS is encoded by the coding sequence ATGACCGATATTCAGCAGGCGTTTGACGAATTGAAACGCGGCGCAGAAGAGATTCTGCTAGAAGATGAACTTCTGGAAAAACTTAAAACAGGTAAGCCACTTAAGATCAAAGCAGGTTTTGATCCAACGGCACCAGATTTGCACTTAGGTCATACTGTTTTAATCAATAAGCTGCGTCAGTTTCAGCAGCTAGGGCACGAAGTAATTTTCCTTATCGGTGATTTTACTGGCATGATTGGTGACCCAACCGGTAAAAACGTAACTCGTAAGCCGTTAAGCAAAGAAGATGTTCTTGCCAATGCTGAAACCTACAAAGAGCAAGTGTTTAAGATCTTAGATCCAGCAAAAACACGTGTTGAGTTTAACTCGACTTGGATGGAAGCACTTGGTAGCGCAGGTATGCTTAAATTGGCGTCTCGCCAAACTGTTGCTCGTATGATGGAACGCGATGACTTTAAAAAGCGTTATAAAGAAGGTCAGGCGATTGCTATCCATGAGTTTATGTATCCACTTGTACAAGGCTGGGACTCAGTCGCTCTAGAAGCGGATGTTGAGCTTGGTGGTACCGATCAAAAGTTCAACCTATTAATGGGCCGAGAGTTACAAAAAGCCGAAGGTCAGCGTCCACAAACCGTTTTAATGATGCCATTACTTGAAGGGTTAGACGGCGTGCAAAAGATGTCTAAGTCGTTAGGTAACTATATTGGTATTACCGACGCGCCAAATGATATGTTTGGTAAAGTAATGTCAATCTCAGATGATTTAATGTGGCGTTACTACGACTTATTAAGCTTTAGACCATTAAGCGAAATTGACGCATTTAAACAGCAAGTTGCTGATGGCGCTAACCCGCGTGATATCAAGATTGCTTTGGCGAAAGAAATTATCGCTCGTTTCCATGACGAAGCAGCCGCAGAAGCCGCACACCAAGAATTTATTAATCGTTTTCAAAAAGGTGCTATGCCTGAGGACATGGAAGAAAAAACGATTGCAACCGAAGATGGCAGCATAGCCCTAGCTAACTTGTTAAAAGAAGCTGGTTTAGTGGCAACCACTTCTGATGCTCGTCGTATGGTGAAGCAAGGCGCTGTGAAAATTGACGGTGAAAAAGCGACTGACGCAATGCAGGCATGTGCTGCAGGCAGCACAGCGGTTTACCAAGTAGGTAAACGTAAATTTGCAAAAGTAACGCTAAGCTAA
- a CDS encoding DUF4136 domain-containing protein codes for MAGYDFNRVSSYGLYPRDSDFTQLQSLPYYQRSRIEIAIENKMHDLAMNYQPVEQADVIITYFVVQSDPSELWQYNKQVRACLGCTSKEQRQLTKGLRSSTLIIDILDGQTERSVYRAFSKLELNPKDNSDEQQQMIVAAVDNILNQLPNKR; via the coding sequence ATGGCCGGCTATGATTTTAATCGCGTGTCCAGCTATGGCCTATATCCTCGCGATTCTGATTTTACTCAATTACAAAGTTTGCCATATTATCAACGCAGTCGAATAGAAATCGCCATCGAAAACAAGATGCATGACTTAGCGATGAATTATCAACCGGTCGAGCAAGCTGACGTCATCATTACCTACTTTGTGGTTCAATCAGATCCGAGTGAGCTCTGGCAATATAACAAGCAAGTGCGTGCCTGCCTTGGTTGCACGAGCAAGGAGCAGCGCCAGTTAACCAAAGGGCTTCGCTCATCGACATTAATTATTGATATCCTTGATGGTCAAACAGAACGCTCTGTATATCGTGCGTTTAGCAAACTTGAGCTTAACCCTAAAGATAACAGCGATGAACAACAACAAATGATTGTTGCAGCGGTCGATAATATCTTAAATCAACTCCCCAATAAGCGATAA
- a CDS encoding ribonuclease E inhibitor RraB, whose product MTLPNDEHGSILAEMQEAGIDLSQPIDVVFYQLFEQEDNARALAADIEQSDMQASVKVHADQTPGVWDVDCTIQMIPSYENIVAMEEKFEKLARKFDGYNDGWGVECDG is encoded by the coding sequence ATGACCCTACCTAATGATGAGCACGGCAGTATATTAGCCGAGATGCAAGAAGCTGGCATCGATTTAAGCCAACCTATTGATGTGGTTTTCTATCAGTTATTTGAACAAGAAGATAATGCGCGAGCGTTAGCTGCTGACATTGAACAAAGCGATATGCAAGCTAGCGTTAAAGTTCATGCTGATCAGACGCCTGGCGTTTGGGATGTTGATTGCACGATCCAAATGATCCCAAGCTACGAAAATATTGTGGCAATGGAAGAAAAATTTGAAAAGCTTGCACGAAAATTCGATGGCTACAACGATGGCTGGGGTGTGGAGTGTGACGGTTAA